A single Geoanaerobacter pelophilus DNA region contains:
- a CDS encoding acyl-CoA mutase large subunit family protein, with the protein MGISDKKKAWSETVVAKNITRAPERKPQFLTSSNIEMDRCFTPDFEYPGYEEELGFPGQFPYTRGVQPTMYRGRFWTMRQYAGFGTAKESNERYKYLLQAGQTGLSVAFDLPTQMGYDSDASMSQGEVGKVGVAIDSLADMEILFDGIPLDTVSTSMTINSTAAILLCMYIAVAEKQGVSADKISGTIQNDILKEYMARGTYIYPPKESMRIITDIFAYCKDHVPKWNTISISGYHIREAGSSAVQEVAFTLADGIAYVEAAIKAGLDVDEFAPRLAFFFNAHNNLFEEVAKFRAARRMWAKIMKERFGAKDPKSQMLRFHTQTAGCTLTAQQPDNNIMRVTIQALAAVLGGTQSLHTNSRDEALALPTEDSVRIALRTQQVIAYESGAADSIDPLAGSFLIESLTDQIEKAATDYIERIDKLGGAVEAISRGFQQKEIQDSAYAYQKSIESTDLVIVGVNKFTVASEAAPELLKVKEEVEVSQKKALAAMKAGRDSAKVSATLQNLEAVAKGSDNVMPAILDAVKAYATLGEIADVFRRVFGKHTETVVL; encoded by the coding sequence ATGGGTATTAGCGACAAGAAAAAGGCCTGGAGCGAAACTGTTGTTGCCAAGAATATAACCAGGGCCCCGGAAAGAAAGCCGCAGTTTCTTACCAGCTCAAATATTGAGATGGACCGATGCTTCACCCCTGACTTCGAATATCCCGGTTACGAGGAGGAGCTGGGCTTTCCCGGCCAGTTCCCGTATACCCGCGGTGTTCAGCCAACAATGTACCGCGGCCGGTTCTGGACCATGAGGCAGTATGCAGGATTCGGTACTGCGAAAGAGTCCAACGAGCGCTATAAATACCTGCTTCAGGCCGGTCAGACAGGACTTTCAGTCGCCTTCGACCTGCCAACCCAGATGGGCTACGATTCTGATGCATCCATGAGCCAGGGCGAGGTCGGCAAAGTAGGAGTTGCCATCGACTCTTTAGCCGACATGGAGATCCTTTTCGACGGGATTCCGCTCGACACAGTATCCACCTCCATGACGATTAACTCAACGGCGGCGATCCTGCTCTGCATGTACATTGCCGTGGCCGAGAAGCAGGGTGTTTCAGCGGACAAGATTTCCGGCACTATCCAGAACGATATCCTCAAGGAGTACATGGCCCGCGGGACCTACATCTATCCGCCGAAAGAGTCGATGCGGATCATCACCGACATCTTCGCTTATTGCAAGGACCATGTGCCCAAGTGGAATACCATCTCCATATCCGGCTATCATATTCGGGAGGCCGGTTCCAGCGCAGTGCAGGAAGTTGCCTTCACCTTGGCCGACGGCATTGCTTATGTTGAGGCTGCCATCAAGGCCGGGCTGGACGTGGACGAATTTGCGCCACGACTGGCTTTCTTCTTTAATGCGCACAACAACCTGTTTGAAGAGGTTGCCAAGTTCCGTGCCGCCCGCAGGATGTGGGCAAAGATCATGAAGGAGCGGTTCGGCGCAAAAGATCCGAAATCGCAGATGCTTCGCTTTCATACCCAGACAGCGGGATGCACCCTTACGGCACAACAGCCGGATAACAATATCATGCGGGTAACTATTCAGGCTTTGGCCGCAGTGCTCGGCGGCACCCAGTCTCTGCATACCAACTCCCGCGATGAGGCGTTGGCTCTGCCGACGGAAGATTCGGTCCGCATTGCGCTTCGTACCCAGCAGGTGATCGCCTATGAGTCTGGTGCAGCTGATTCTATCGACCCTCTTGCTGGCAGCTTCCTGATAGAGTCACTTACTGACCAGATCGAAAAGGCGGCAACTGATTACATCGAAAGGATCGACAAGCTTGGTGGGGCGGTAGAGGCCATTTCCAGAGGGTTTCAGCAGAAAGAGATCCAGGATTCGGCGTATGCCTACCAGAAGTCGATCGAGTCAACCGACCTGGTTATTGTCGGTGTCAATAAATTCACTGTTGCCAGCGAAGCTGCGCCGGAACTGCTCAAGGTCAAGGAAGAAGTCGAAGTTTCTCAGAAGAAGGCGCTTGCGGCTATGAAGGCAGGTCGTGACAGCGCTAAGGTCAGCGCAACGCTGCAAAACCTTGAGGCGGTAGCCAAAGGCTCCGACAATGTCATGCCTGCCATACTCGATGCTGTCAAGGCTTACGCAACACTTGGCGAGATCGCGGACGTCTTCCGCAGGGTCTTCGGCAAGCACACCGAGACAGTCGTTCTCTAA
- a CDS encoding helix-turn-helix domain-containing protein, giving the protein MSDYNIGAKIKKLRLAKKLTLQAVAKETGFSPALISQIENNNVSPPIATLSKIANFFDVKIGLFFIEDEEECRYEVVRKGEGKLIPRVISRSGTSQGYSYESLSFRKQNKKMEPFLLTVTEKAHEENTYSHDGEEFLFVVQGEAELLLEDDRLTLAAGDCVYFDSSLRHRLLSKDGSEVKVLAVVTR; this is encoded by the coding sequence ATGTCTGATTACAATATAGGGGCCAAGATCAAGAAGCTCCGGCTTGCTAAAAAGCTTACTCTCCAGGCTGTGGCCAAGGAGACCGGGTTTTCGCCTGCCTTAATCTCCCAGATAGAAAACAATAACGTATCGCCACCGATTGCAACGCTTTCCAAGATTGCGAACTTCTTCGATGTGAAGATCGGGCTGTTTTTCATCGAGGATGAAGAGGAGTGCCGTTACGAGGTGGTTCGCAAGGGGGAAGGGAAACTTATCCCGCGGGTCATCTCCCGCTCAGGGACAAGTCAGGGCTACTCCTATGAATCCCTTTCGTTTCGCAAGCAGAACAAGAAGATGGAGCCGTTCCTGCTCACAGTGACTGAAAAGGCCCACGAAGAGAACACATACAGCCACGATGGTGAAGAGTTTCTTTTTGTGGTGCAGGGTGAAGCGGAACTGCTGCTTGAAGATGACAGGCTAACCCTTGCCGCAGGAGACTGCGTTTATTTTGATTCTTCGCTCCGGCATCGGCTGCTCTCAAAAGACGGGAGCGAGGTCAAGGTGCTGGCGGTCGTTACCAGATAA
- a CDS encoding ATP phosphoribosyltransferase regulatory subunit, with protein MYDPNRIDAQLPRGVTDFLPDIADKIGHIQGRIQRVFESWGFRRIMTPMLEFEDVLALGMGEGLRSRTFRFDDRQSGRMLAVPPDITPQVARIVATRMRGLPFPHRLSYLGRVLRHAEIQSGRSREILQAGVELIGLESPEADAEMIAMAIEALQSLGFEDFKLDIGQVEFFRGIMDAAALDEETTWRIKSAIGKKDVSAIGGILNGLQLSDTIKEAIASLPRLFGDRRILAEAERVAVHERSRKALSNIEQVLEILDLYGLSQYLTIDLGEIRGLDYHTGITFEGFVAGFGEAVCSGGRYDQLMERYGCPAPATGFAFNILSLMSALERQPDVQSSVVRDFLLFNAEENREEVLKVAKCLREMGYSAVRDIIRRDYASSLEYARQAGIRRMLVVGGGYSAPDELYIVSAADGSGFPLKKADLFNCTGRFDFDRFKEKLNG; from the coding sequence ATGTACGATCCGAATCGCATAGATGCCCAGTTGCCTCGGGGGGTCACTGATTTCCTCCCTGATATCGCCGACAAGATAGGTCATATTCAGGGGCGAATCCAGCGGGTATTTGAGTCGTGGGGGTTCAGAAGGATAATGACCCCGATGCTTGAATTTGAGGATGTCCTGGCTTTGGGTATGGGCGAAGGCCTCCGTTCGCGGACCTTCAGGTTCGACGATCGTCAGAGTGGCCGAATGCTGGCTGTGCCGCCGGACATTACTCCTCAGGTCGCACGCATTGTCGCCACACGCATGCGAGGTTTACCGTTCCCCCACCGCCTTAGCTACCTTGGCCGGGTTTTGCGTCATGCTGAGATTCAGTCTGGCCGGAGTCGAGAAATACTCCAGGCGGGTGTAGAACTGATCGGGCTGGAGTCGCCGGAAGCTGATGCCGAGATGATTGCCATGGCCATTGAGGCGCTGCAGTCTCTTGGGTTTGAAGATTTCAAGCTGGATATCGGCCAGGTTGAATTTTTCCGTGGCATCATGGACGCCGCAGCACTGGATGAAGAAACAACTTGGCGGATTAAGTCAGCTATTGGCAAAAAAGATGTTTCAGCTATTGGGGGTATCCTTAATGGTCTGCAGCTTTCTGATACAATAAAAGAGGCAATTGCCTCGCTGCCTCGTCTCTTCGGCGATCGCCGGATACTCGCAGAAGCCGAGCGGGTTGCCGTGCATGAGCGATCGAGAAAGGCGCTAAGCAACATTGAGCAGGTGCTCGAAATTCTTGATCTTTATGGCTTGTCACAGTATTTGACCATAGATCTTGGCGAGATTCGAGGGCTTGATTACCATACCGGGATAACTTTCGAGGGGTTTGTTGCTGGTTTCGGCGAGGCCGTATGCAGCGGTGGCCGGTACGACCAGCTGATGGAGCGTTACGGCTGCCCGGCGCCGGCTACAGGTTTTGCCTTCAATATCCTGTCCCTAATGTCGGCCCTTGAACGTCAGCCCGATGTCCAATCAAGCGTTGTCCGCGATTTTTTGTTATTCAATGCGGAAGAGAATCGGGAAGAAGTTCTTAAAGTTGCAAAATGCCTTCGGGAAATGGGATATTCTGCCGTCAGAGACATTATCAGACGGGATTACGCCAGCTCACTTGAGTATGCCCGTCAGGCTGGAATACGCAGGATGCTTGTTGTCGGAGGGGGGTACTCTGCCCCTGATGAACTATATATAGTCAGCGCTGCGGATGGTAGTGGGTTCCCACTTAAAAAAGCTGATCTGTTTAATTGCACAGGACGATTCGATTTTGATCGGTTCAAGGAGAAATTAAATGGCTAA
- a CDS encoding FAD-binding oxidoreductase, which yields MLSQKILDELKKIVGPDNVATDRQDLICYGYDATQMEFLPDAVVHPGSTDEVAAVLKLANAAKFPVFPRGAGSGFTGGALPKGGGVVLVVTRLNRILRIDTENLIAEVEPGVVTEQFQQEVEKLGLFYPPDPASLKFSTLGGNVAENAGGPRCVKYGVTRDFVMGLEVVLPTGEIIRTGGETYKGVVGYDLTRLLCGSEGTLGVITKIIFKLLPLPEAKKTMLTIFDSIDGAAKAVSTIIGNKIIPTTLEFMDYATLQCVNKRFSLGIPDNGRAVLLIEVDGDRDLIEKQATRIQELIKPLGLVECKIAKDAAESEALWKVRRLVSPSLRDVNPDKFNEDIVVPRSKVPDVIRVIEKIQQRYDIPIVNFGHAGDGNIHVNVMIDKSVPGQEEKAHKAIAEIFQAALDLNGTMSGEHGVGLAKQPYIHLELKPAQVAAMQAIKQALDPNNILNPGKMFPVGQQCAPE from the coding sequence ATGCTTTCACAGAAAATTCTTGATGAACTGAAAAAAATCGTCGGCCCTGATAATGTCGCCACTGACCGCCAGGACCTGATCTGCTATGGCTACGACGCTACCCAGATGGAGTTTCTTCCCGATGCGGTGGTTCACCCTGGTAGTACGGACGAGGTGGCGGCGGTTTTGAAGCTTGCCAATGCCGCAAAATTTCCGGTTTTCCCGCGCGGCGCCGGCAGCGGCTTTACCGGCGGCGCTCTTCCCAAGGGGGGCGGAGTGGTGCTGGTTGTGACCAGGCTGAATCGCATCCTGCGGATCGACACCGAAAACCTGATAGCCGAGGTGGAGCCGGGGGTGGTCACCGAGCAGTTTCAGCAGGAGGTTGAAAAGTTGGGATTATTCTACCCGCCAGACCCGGCCTCGCTCAAGTTCTCCACTCTGGGAGGCAATGTGGCGGAAAATGCCGGTGGCCCCCGCTGCGTGAAGTATGGTGTCACCCGTGACTTTGTCATGGGGCTGGAGGTGGTGCTGCCTACCGGCGAGATCATCCGCACCGGCGGCGAGACCTACAAAGGGGTGGTCGGCTACGACCTGACCCGGCTGCTCTGCGGCTCGGAAGGGACCCTCGGCGTAATCACCAAGATCATCTTCAAGCTGTTGCCGCTTCCAGAGGCGAAGAAGACCATGCTGACCATCTTCGACTCTATCGATGGCGCTGCCAAGGCGGTCTCCACGATCATCGGCAACAAGATTATCCCGACTACCCTGGAGTTTATGGATTATGCCACCCTGCAGTGTGTCAACAAGCGGTTCAGTCTGGGGATCCCGGACAACGGCCGGGCAGTGTTGCTGATCGAGGTTGATGGCGATCGCGATCTGATCGAAAAGCAGGCGACTCGCATTCAGGAGCTGATCAAGCCTCTCGGCTTGGTGGAGTGCAAGATTGCCAAGGATGCTGCTGAGTCGGAAGCGCTCTGGAAGGTGCGGCGGCTGGTGTCGCCAAGCTTGCGGGACGTCAATCCGGACAAGTTCAACGAGGATATCGTGGTGCCGCGCTCCAAGGTGCCGGATGTCATCCGGGTGATTGAAAAGATCCAGCAGCGGTATGACATCCCGATCGTCAACTTCGGCCATGCCGGCGACGGCAACATCCATGTCAACGTGATGATCGACAAGTCGGTGCCGGGCCAGGAGGAAAAGGCCCACAAGGCCATTGCCGAGATCTTCCAGGCAGCCCTCGATCTGAACGGCACCATGTCCGGGGAACATGGGGTTGGCCTGGCCAAGCAGCCTTACATTCACCTGGAGCTTAAACCGGCCCAGGTGGCGGCGATGCAGGCGATCAAGCAGGCGCTGGATCCTAACAATATTCTCAATCCGGGCAAAATGTTTCCGGTGGGGCAGCAATGCGCTCCCGAGTGA
- a CDS encoding dTMP kinase — MRKGKFIVIEGISGSGQQVKAAIVALHKALVELKYDVVECANPDSGRVKELGMESMLNWPFGKNARADFLFEGAVRTEIFKNIVAPALEQDKIVLCKQSSISSLANAWVSGHTKHFDVLRHFDKISRGFLFEDEIFPDLTIFIDVPAEEAYERIEDVLEIHHEGGLEYYQQMRNFYLKEVSRWHGVRVDASASRSADEVNAEALAQVKKILGL; from the coding sequence GTGAGAAAAGGTAAATTTATAGTTATCGAGGGAATCAGCGGCTCGGGTCAGCAGGTCAAGGCAGCTATTGTCGCTTTGCACAAGGCGCTGGTCGAACTTAAATACGATGTGGTTGAGTGTGCGAATCCTGATTCCGGGAGGGTGAAGGAGCTGGGCATGGAGTCGATGCTCAACTGGCCATTCGGCAAAAATGCCCGGGCAGACTTCCTGTTTGAAGGCGCAGTACGTACTGAAATCTTCAAGAATATCGTTGCCCCGGCACTTGAGCAGGACAAGATCGTGCTGTGCAAGCAGTCGAGCATTTCTTCCCTTGCCAATGCCTGGGTAAGCGGCCACACGAAACATTTCGACGTGTTGCGGCATTTTGACAAGATTTCACGGGGGTTCCTCTTTGAAGACGAGATCTTCCCCGACCTGACCATCTTCATCGATGTCCCTGCGGAAGAGGCTTATGAGCGGATTGAGGATGTGCTTGAGATTCATCACGAAGGTGGTCTCGAATATTATCAGCAGATGCGCAACTTTTACCTCAAGGAAGTTTCCCGCTGGCATGGGGTCAGGGTTGATGCCTCGGCCAGCAGGTCTGCAGACGAGGTCAATGCCGAAGCGTTGGCTCAGGTAAAGAAAATCCTGGGGCTATAA
- a CDS encoding (Fe-S)-binding protein has product MENKNKNSEALKRIESELKKCVKCGACRAHCPAFATFGKEPAVARGKVALAQHLLKGDIELDDATYSAMSKCLLCGSCVEKCPNNVPTDEIVMVAREALSNQRGLTTFHSAVGRVIANRSLMKFGAAAARILGPLFFRKVPETSGLRLRFPLPFVGGKRHIPPLAKKPFLERHPEVIPGEPGKPRIVYFVGCMTNFCYPQVGEAALALFRHLGCTVIIPKNQQCCGLPGMSGGDLDTVRELAEANLAALEKYEADYIMTACATCGGALHKFYPNLIGKRHPALAARLKAVADKTVDAAQLLHKLGLKPEETGAGNEVRITYHDPCHLRTRAITSQPRELLRGAPGIELAEMEGADKCCGLGGTFNVYHYESSLAINKMKSAAIIKTGAQAVATGCPGCMMQLSDGLKQHGSSVQVVHTLQVLARRLLKS; this is encoded by the coding sequence GTGGAAAATAAGAATAAGAATTCTGAAGCCCTCAAGCGAATCGAGAGCGAACTGAAGAAATGTGTCAAGTGCGGCGCCTGCCGCGCCCATTGCCCCGCGTTTGCCACCTTCGGCAAAGAGCCTGCAGTGGCCCGTGGCAAGGTCGCCCTGGCCCAGCATCTGCTGAAAGGTGATATTGAACTTGACGATGCCACTTATAGTGCCATGTCCAAGTGCCTGCTCTGCGGTAGCTGTGTCGAGAAATGTCCTAACAACGTGCCGACGGATGAGATCGTCATGGTGGCGCGCGAGGCGCTCTCCAATCAGCGTGGTTTGACCACGTTCCATTCGGCTGTGGGGCGCGTCATCGCCAATCGCTCCCTGATGAAGTTCGGAGCTGCTGCGGCCCGCATCCTCGGCCCTCTGTTTTTTCGCAAAGTGCCCGAGACCTCGGGCTTAAGGCTTCGCTTTCCGCTGCCGTTTGTCGGCGGCAAACGCCATATCCCGCCGCTGGCGAAGAAACCGTTTCTGGAGCGGCACCCCGAAGTGATCCCCGGCGAGCCGGGCAAACCGCGGATAGTCTACTTTGTCGGCTGTATGACCAATTTCTGTTATCCGCAGGTGGGTGAGGCTGCCCTGGCCCTGTTCCGGCATCTCGGCTGTACGGTGATTATTCCGAAAAACCAGCAGTGCTGTGGCTTGCCCGGCATGTCCGGCGGCGATCTTGACACGGTGCGCGAGTTGGCAGAGGCAAATCTGGCAGCGCTGGAAAAGTACGAGGCAGATTATATTATGACTGCCTGCGCCACCTGTGGCGGCGCACTGCACAAGTTCTACCCCAACCTAATCGGCAAACGCCATCCGGCATTGGCCGCCCGGTTGAAGGCCGTGGCGGACAAGACAGTGGATGCGGCGCAACTGCTGCATAAGCTTGGACTGAAACCGGAAGAGACCGGGGCCGGCAATGAGGTCAGGATAACCTACCATGACCCTTGCCACTTGCGGACCCGCGCCATAACCAGTCAGCCAAGAGAGCTGCTCCGAGGGGCACCGGGGATCGAACTGGCAGAGATGGAAGGGGCCGACAAATGCTGCGGTCTTGGCGGCACCTTCAACGTCTATCACTATGAGAGCTCGCTGGCGATCAACAAGATGAAGAGCGCGGCGATCATCAAGACCGGTGCCCAGGCAGTGGCCACCGGCTGTCCGGGTTGCATGATGCAGCTTTCCGATGGTCTGAAACAGCATGGCAGTTCCGTTCAGGTGGTGCATACCCTGCAGGTTCTCGCCCGGCGACTGCTTAAATCCTGA
- a CDS encoding FG-GAP repeat domain-containing protein, with product MTRSKLMMCLLFIILCTSLNAWGGPLKLFVPEFRIAGSGAPDEMKATLASLFASRIEGDAVQVVDSAQVADATAAGSYSAIGKIFSIDLLVRDKVGKNIARAYEQGESADDVIPAVGRLAQKIGKELAKIPSLEPATVSVVKPSAPVTAEIKSSSVIRPIAPVVVPPPQSEIIRPDPVKKLAESGMIGQRLDGAMVAMAQGKTLPGDERELFLALEREIRLYRQAKTLTLLAAVSDFRASEKILGIDSADLDGDGDLELYVTLVRGENLTSQVWSVANGNLVKVATDLPYFFRRVSVGNGKSKILAQGMGSDTDFQAEIGEVVKKGNTFEVRPFRKFTSPISIYTIGWIDAGDGKLFSVSYSEDGYLVLKDDKNEELWRSSDRFGGSEEFFSREDQQNVRVTGELYRKAYLDQRIIATANGELIVPRNEGIWTTGTGRSFSKNSIYAFAWNGAVLDERWHTRESRHYLADYFYDELRKELVLLEVIKKDGIIQKGASAISIKKVD from the coding sequence ATGACCAGATCGAAGCTGATGATGTGCCTGTTATTTATAATCCTTTGTACGTCTCTGAATGCTTGGGGCGGGCCACTCAAGCTTTTTGTGCCTGAGTTCAGGATCGCCGGAAGCGGAGCGCCGGATGAAATGAAGGCAACGCTTGCCTCACTGTTCGCCTCAAGGATTGAAGGGGATGCTGTGCAGGTGGTTGATTCTGCCCAGGTTGCAGATGCCACTGCCGCAGGCTCCTATTCCGCGATTGGTAAAATTTTCAGCATTGACCTGCTGGTCAGGGATAAGGTCGGAAAGAACATTGCAAGAGCTTATGAGCAGGGAGAGTCGGCAGACGATGTGATCCCTGCTGTGGGCCGTCTTGCGCAGAAAATCGGCAAGGAACTGGCAAAAATCCCCAGCTTGGAGCCTGCGACTGTTTCAGTTGTAAAGCCCTCGGCACCCGTAACTGCTGAAATTAAGAGTTCAAGTGTAATCAGACCTATTGCTCCGGTCGTGGTGCCGCCGCCTCAAAGCGAGATTATAAGGCCTGATCCGGTGAAAAAGCTTGCAGAGAGCGGTATGATCGGCCAGAGGCTTGATGGTGCGATGGTGGCCATGGCCCAAGGTAAAACCTTGCCGGGTGACGAGCGTGAACTGTTTCTGGCGCTCGAACGGGAAATTCGTTTGTATCGGCAGGCAAAGACACTAACACTGCTTGCAGCAGTGAGCGATTTCCGGGCAAGCGAAAAAATTCTTGGTATTGATTCTGCGGATCTCGACGGTGATGGCGATTTAGAGCTGTATGTAACCTTGGTGCGTGGAGAGAATTTGACGTCGCAGGTTTGGTCGGTCGCTAATGGCAACCTGGTCAAAGTTGCCACTGACCTGCCATATTTTTTCCGTAGGGTTTCGGTTGGTAATGGCAAAAGTAAAATCCTGGCACAAGGAATGGGGAGCGATACCGACTTCCAGGCCGAGATCGGGGAAGTTGTTAAAAAGGGCAATACCTTCGAGGTTAGGCCATTTCGTAAGTTTACTTCTCCCATTTCAATATACACTATCGGTTGGATCGATGCCGGCGACGGAAAACTCTTTTCCGTATCCTACAGCGAGGATGGCTACCTTGTGCTGAAGGACGATAAAAACGAAGAACTCTGGAGGAGTTCAGACCGGTTCGGCGGATCAGAGGAGTTTTTCAGCCGGGAAGACCAACAGAATGTCAGGGTAACTGGCGAATTGTATCGGAAGGCCTATCTTGATCAGAGAATCATTGCAACGGCGAACGGTGAATTGATCGTCCCGAGAAATGAGGGTATCTGGACTACTGGCACCGGACGATCGTTTTCTAAAAACAGCATCTACGCATTTGCCTGGAACGGAGCGGTCCTTGATGAGCGCTGGCACACTCGCGAGAGCCGGCATTACCTGGCTGACTATTTTTATGATGAACTGCGCAAGGAACTGGTGCTGCTTGAAGTGATCAAAAAAGACGGCATTATTCAGAAGGGCGCAAGTGCCATTTCAATCAAAAAGGTAGATTGA
- the mce gene encoding methylmalonyl-CoA epimerase, whose protein sequence is MLTKINHIGVAVKSIDEALPFYRDQLGMAFKGSEEVLEQKVKVAMLQVGESKIELLEPTSPESPVAKFLEKNGPGIHHLAYEVADIVAAIAHLKKEGARMIDETPRNGAHGTLIAFVHPKSSNGVLTELCQAGH, encoded by the coding sequence ATGTTGACCAAAATCAATCATATCGGTGTTGCCGTAAAATCTATCGATGAGGCCCTGCCATTTTACCGCGATCAGCTTGGCATGGCTTTCAAGGGGAGCGAAGAGGTTCTGGAGCAAAAGGTCAAGGTCGCCATGTTACAGGTAGGCGAATCAAAGATTGAGCTGCTTGAGCCGACCTCGCCAGAGAGTCCTGTGGCAAAATTTCTTGAGAAAAACGGCCCAGGGATCCATCACCTGGCATACGAGGTTGCGGATATCGTCGCTGCTATTGCCCACCTGAAAAAAGAGGGGGCCAGGATGATTGACGAGACCCCGAGGAATGGTGCCCATGGCACCCTCATTGCCTTTGTTCATCCGAAAAGCAGTAACGGCGTATTGACAGAATTGTGTCAGGCTGGGCATTAG
- a CDS encoding acyl-CoA carboxylase subunit beta, producing MSKSAIKPSLKNPFAPAEVVEFTIPGEISRTTGGYEEAMQEGYDLIQRPIKSVSIAQIEKQHFKKRMTVWERLRVLSDKEPNVLYQNWGKNLDGASLVTAILNIGGRDVAVYGHDFTVRAGSIDATNGSKLARLFNMAGEKGIPLIGMNDSAGAFVPAGVGGLDGYAEAFTALRKISGVVPSIMCMFGFNAGGGSYLPRQGSFVIQPNDTFFGLTGPGVVKSVLGEDITPEELGGPKVHGKTGVADLTVADEVAALRTAVRLLSYIPDNNNMAPPFQETSDPLDRKTWEINTLLKKAFNSPTGFNTPFDVSIVIQQICDHGDYFELQPERAREVVTAFGRLGGQVVGFCANNSAVSSGQIDCDSAVKIARFVRFCNIYNIPIIFMEDTTGFLPGREQEARGIVQAGRSMLDSIVDVRTPRILLILRNAYGGAYASYNNYPTGADLVLALPTTRLAVMGPAGKEFVYKDDLRKVRATAADMVRKGAEERIKAGMEAGAAKLDAEKEAAEWLKGQEVALNQRYEKELMNPKEGLSLGSISSIVMPTDLRKVLGENLHFLLRHYKPAPMGGPQREFH from the coding sequence ATGTCTAAGAGCGCGATCAAACCATCACTAAAGAACCCATTTGCCCCGGCCGAAGTGGTGGAATTCACCATTCCAGGCGAAATTTCAAGGACAACCGGCGGTTATGAAGAGGCGATGCAGGAAGGGTATGACCTTATTCAGCGGCCGATCAAGTCGGTAAGTATCGCCCAGATTGAAAAGCAGCATTTTAAAAAGAGGATGACGGTATGGGAGAGGCTGAGAGTGCTCTCCGACAAAGAACCAAATGTTCTCTATCAGAACTGGGGTAAGAATCTGGACGGCGCCTCACTGGTAACGGCCATTCTCAATATCGGCGGTCGAGATGTTGCTGTTTATGGTCATGATTTCACGGTAAGGGCTGGTTCCATCGATGCCACCAACGGCAGCAAACTGGCCAGGCTCTTCAATATGGCAGGCGAGAAGGGGATTCCGCTGATCGGTATGAACGATTCCGCCGGGGCCTTTGTGCCGGCCGGGGTCGGCGGTCTCGACGGCTATGCCGAGGCGTTCACCGCCCTGCGCAAGATCAGCGGCGTGGTGCCGTCTATCATGTGCATGTTCGGCTTCAATGCCGGCGGCGGTTCTTATCTGCCGCGTCAGGGGAGCTTCGTGATTCAGCCCAACGACACCTTCTTCGGACTCACCGGTCCCGGAGTAGTCAAGTCGGTGCTTGGCGAGGACATCACCCCTGAAGAACTCGGCGGACCAAAGGTTCACGGAAAGACGGGGGTTGCAGACCTTACCGTTGCCGACGAAGTTGCTGCGCTGCGGACAGCAGTGCGGTTGCTCTCCTACATCCCTGACAATAACAATATGGCACCACCATTCCAGGAAACCAGCGACCCGCTTGACCGCAAGACCTGGGAAATCAATACCCTGTTGAAAAAGGCCTTCAACTCTCCGACTGGGTTCAACACCCCGTTCGATGTCTCCATTGTTATCCAGCAGATTTGCGACCATGGCGACTATTTCGAGCTTCAGCCGGAGCGCGCCAGGGAAGTGGTTACTGCCTTCGGTCGCCTTGGTGGCCAGGTAGTTGGCTTCTGCGCCAACAACTCAGCAGTCTCTTCCGGCCAGATCGATTGCGATTCCGCGGTGAAGATTGCCCGTTTCGTTCGTTTCTGCAACATCTACAATATCCCGATCATCTTCATGGAAGACACCACCGGCTTTTTGCCGGGGCGCGAGCAGGAAGCCCGTGGTATCGTGCAGGCCGGCCGCTCCATGCTCGATTCCATCGTCGATGTCCGCACTCCGCGGATTCTGCTGATTCTGCGCAACGCCTACGGCGGAGCTTATGCCTCTTACAACAACTATCCCACCGGCGCTGACCTGGTGCTGGCGCTCCCCACTACCCGTCTGGCGGTTATGGGACCTGCCGGCAAGGAGTTCGTCTACAAGGACGATCTGCGCAAGGTACGGGCAACTGCCGCTGACATGGTCAGAAAAGGCGCTGAAGAGCGGATCAAGGCCGGCATGGAAGCCGGAGCTGCAAAGCTTGACGCTGAGAAGGAAGCTGCCGAATGGCTGAAAGGCCAGGAAGTGGCCTTGAACCAGCGCTATGAAAAAGAGCTGATGAACCCGAAAGAAGGTCTGTCACTGGGCTCGATCTCCTCCATCGTCATGCCGACCGATCTGCGCAAGGTGCTTGGCGAGAACCTGCACTTCCTGCTGCGTCACTACAAACCGGCACCGATGGGTGGCCCGCAGCGCGAGTTCCATTAA